The following coding sequences are from one Candidatus Methylomirabilota bacterium window:
- a CDS encoding AroM family protein, with protein sequence MTASRPSVGLVTIGQSPRADVVPDMAEILGPGIDIREAGALDGLTRAEIAALAPGPGDEILVTRLADASSVFVAKRHVVARVQAKIAALEAAGAGLTALLCTGAFPPIPARRPCVQPQPILLGALRGLRWPGRLGILTPSEPHVAQTEARWRADGFDPVVVPLSPYEEENPVALARAADALRSAHAGLVVMDCIGFRKKTRDELRAAIGAPVLVANLLVARVLAELCGV encoded by the coding sequence GTGACGGCGTCGCGTCCGAGCGTCGGGCTCGTCACGATCGGCCAGTCGCCGCGCGCCGACGTCGTGCCCGACATGGCCGAGATCCTCGGCCCGGGCATCGACATCCGCGAGGCCGGGGCCCTCGACGGGCTCACACGCGCGGAGATCGCGGCGCTCGCGCCGGGTCCGGGCGACGAGATCCTCGTCACGCGGCTCGCCGACGCGAGCTCGGTGTTCGTCGCCAAGCGTCACGTGGTCGCGCGCGTGCAGGCAAAGATCGCGGCGCTCGAGGCCGCGGGGGCGGGCCTGACCGCGCTCCTCTGCACCGGCGCCTTCCCGCCCATCCCCGCGCGGCGTCCCTGCGTCCAGCCCCAGCCGATCCTGCTCGGCGCGCTCCGCGGGCTCCGCTGGCCCGGCCGCCTGGGTATCCTCACGCCGTCTGAGCCCCACGTGGCGCAGACCGAGGCGCGCTGGCGCGCCGACGGCTTCGATCCGGTCGTCGTCCCGCTCTCACCCTACGAGGAGGAGAATCCCGTCGCGCTCGCGCGCGCGGCGGACGCGCTCCGCTCGGCGCACGCCGGGCTCGTCGTGATGGACTGCATCGGCTTCAGGAAGAAGACGCGCGACGAGCTCCGGGCCGCGATCGGCGCGCCGGTGCTCGTCGCGAACCTCCTCGTCGCCCGCGTGCTCGCCGAGCTCTGCGGCGTCTGA
- a CDS encoding DEAD/DEAH box helicase: MELLEEFRARYPFPLDDFQLEAIQAIAAGQSVIVSAPTGAGKTLVAEFAIHAALAAGRRIAYTTPLKALSNQKFADFTRAFGEARVGILTGDVKVNPHARVLVMTTEILRNALYGSGLEDLSYIVLDECHYMGDEGRGTVWEEIIIGAPKDVALVGLSATVANVKEIADWISLVHRPIVPIYHPHRPVPLRWAIADLAGEMHDLDDVRRGRARVVGDEPRGPDDRGRWYTRRVADPTVLIEALAARRWLPAIYFIFSRAGCERAMHDVLTEGRSLLTAEQQAEVDRAIGEAVAESPSVGESALSQSVFQGLRIGVALHHAGILPGLKRLIETLFERGLCKVVFATETMSLGIHMPARAVVLQGLTKRTDRGFRSLTHNELTQMAGRAGRRGIDAEGECVIALDARDGVDSVFHVVDGAPEPIESRFRLGYGSVALLLGTGAEPDVLRRRIESSFGQYQNLKRVRELEAEVLSLEAQLAALERYEAPCGDFQRVGRYRRARQEQEVRRQALGRGGRRGERSVAEAETGRLALVRRKGAPSLALILGVHSTRGGKALLDALLPHGAVVRVKSGVVKRVFWATPPIHVSRDLGREGRGRDGRGLGHLAAELGRLSVAELVERERAEGPGAVLAAIECHRCPWGALPKCDREWRELETLTERLGARRRALEHVRGAYWQEFLRVVEVLEQFGAIRERRLEPRGRLVASLRHDNELLVAESVFRGLFADLTGAEAAALVSALIEESRSGEPARAREFLRKRPKLRRRLAELEGIARTLHEAQRQRHLGIPLGVHGGFMPAIFRWASGEDDWTAIVEDAFGGHEGDLIRAMRRLIDLLRQLAESPEVPAQTARVLAQVARVVDRGIVLESALI; the protein is encoded by the coding sequence ATGGAGCTGCTCGAGGAGTTTCGTGCTCGGTACCCGTTCCCGCTCGACGACTTCCAGCTCGAAGCGATCCAGGCGATCGCGGCCGGCCAGTCGGTGATCGTCTCGGCGCCGACCGGGGCGGGCAAGACGCTGGTCGCCGAGTTCGCGATCCACGCGGCGCTCGCGGCCGGCCGCCGCATCGCCTACACCACGCCGCTCAAGGCGCTCTCGAACCAGAAGTTCGCCGACTTCACCCGCGCGTTCGGCGAGGCGCGCGTCGGCATCCTGACCGGCGACGTCAAGGTGAACCCGCACGCGCGCGTGCTCGTGATGACGACGGAGATCCTCCGGAACGCGCTGTACGGCTCGGGCCTCGAGGACCTCAGCTACATCGTGCTCGACGAGTGCCACTACATGGGCGACGAGGGGCGCGGCACCGTGTGGGAGGAGATCATCATCGGCGCGCCGAAGGACGTCGCCCTCGTCGGTCTCTCGGCGACGGTCGCGAACGTCAAGGAGATCGCCGACTGGATCTCGCTCGTCCACCGGCCGATCGTGCCGATCTACCATCCCCACCGCCCGGTGCCGCTCCGCTGGGCGATCGCCGATCTCGCGGGCGAGATGCACGACCTCGACGACGTGCGCCGGGGCCGGGCGCGCGTCGTCGGCGACGAGCCGCGCGGTCCCGACGACCGCGGCCGCTGGTACACGCGCCGGGTGGCGGACCCGACGGTGCTGATCGAGGCGCTCGCGGCCCGGCGCTGGCTCCCCGCGATCTACTTCATCTTCAGTCGCGCCGGCTGCGAGCGCGCGATGCACGACGTGCTGACCGAGGGCCGGAGCCTCCTGACGGCGGAGCAGCAGGCCGAGGTGGACCGCGCGATCGGCGAGGCGGTCGCGGAGAGCCCCTCCGTCGGCGAGTCGGCGCTGTCGCAGTCGGTCTTCCAGGGACTCAGGATCGGCGTGGCCCTGCACCACGCGGGGATCCTGCCCGGCCTCAAGCGGCTCATCGAGACGCTGTTCGAGCGCGGCCTCTGCAAGGTCGTCTTCGCGACGGAGACGATGTCGCTCGGCATCCACATGCCCGCGCGCGCGGTGGTGCTCCAGGGGCTCACGAAGCGCACCGACCGCGGCTTCCGCTCGCTCACCCACAACGAGCTGACCCAGATGGCGGGCCGGGCGGGCCGGCGCGGCATCGACGCCGAGGGCGAGTGCGTGATCGCGCTCGACGCGCGCGACGGCGTGGACTCCGTCTTCCATGTCGTGGACGGCGCGCCCGAGCCGATCGAGAGCCGGTTCCGGCTCGGCTACGGCTCGGTCGCGCTCCTGCTCGGCACCGGGGCCGAGCCGGACGTCCTGCGCCGCCGGATCGAGTCCTCCTTCGGCCAGTACCAGAACCTCAAGCGCGTCCGCGAGCTTGAGGCCGAGGTGCTGAGCCTCGAGGCCCAGCTCGCGGCGCTCGAGCGATACGAAGCCCCGTGCGGCGACTTCCAGCGCGTCGGCCGGTACCGGCGCGCGCGTCAGGAGCAGGAGGTGCGGCGGCAGGCGCTCGGCCGCGGCGGGCGCCGGGGCGAGCGGAGCGTCGCCGAGGCCGAGACGGGCCGCCTCGCGCTGGTCCGGCGCAAGGGCGCGCCGAGCCTCGCGCTGATCCTCGGCGTGCACTCGACGCGCGGCGGGAAGGCGCTCCTCGACGCGCTCCTTCCCCACGGCGCCGTCGTCCGGGTGAAGAGCGGCGTCGTGAAGCGCGTCTTCTGGGCCACGCCGCCGATCCACGTGTCGCGTGACCTGGGCCGCGAGGGCCGCGGTCGCGACGGCCGCGGCCTCGGCCACCTGGCCGCCGAGCTCGGCCGGCTCTCCGTCGCCGAGCTCGTCGAGCGCGAGCGCGCCGAGGGTCCCGGCGCGGTCCTCGCGGCGATCGAGTGCCACCGCTGCCCGTGGGGCGCGCTCCCGAAGTGCGACCGCGAGTGGCGCGAGCTGGAGACGCTGACGGAGCGGCTCGGCGCCCGCCGGCGCGCCCTCGAGCACGTGCGCGGCGCCTACTGGCAGGAGTTCCTGCGCGTCGTCGAGGTCCTCGAGCAGTTCGGCGCGATCCGCGAGCGGCGGCTCGAGCCGCGCGGGCGGCTCGTCGCGAGCCTCCGCCACGACAACGAGCTGCTCGTCGCCGAGAGCGTGTTCCGCGGCCTCTTCGCCGACCTCACGGGGGCCGAGGCGGCGGCGCTCGTCTCGGCGCTCATCGAGGAGTCGCGCTCCGGCGAGCCGGCGCGCGCGCGGGAATTCCTCCGGAAGCGCCCGAAGCTCCGCCGGCGGCTCGCCGAGCTCGAGGGCATCGCCCGCACGCTGCACGAGGCCCAGCGCCAGCGTCACCTCGGGATCCCCCTCGGCGTCCACGGGGGCTTCATGCCGGCCATCTTCCGCTGGGCGTCCGGCGAGGACGACTGGACGGCGATCGTCGAGGACGCCTTCGGCGGTCACGAGGGCGACCTGATCCGCGCGATGCGCCGGCTCATCGACCTCCTGCGCCAGCTCGCCGAGAGCCCCGAGGTGCCCGCCCAGACGGCGCGCGTGCTGGCCCAGGTCGCGCGGGTCGTGGATCGTGGCATCGTGCTCGAGTCGGCCCTGATATGA
- a CDS encoding HemK2/MTQ2 family protein methyltransferase → MASSDDGVLLFVWRGSVLRVPDGVQPPKAGSRFFCRHLAVGSGERALEIGSGAGLAAVLIAKAGARVVATDIVPAAVEATRANAALNGVVVDARLGDCYAPVAGERFDLICANAPQMPTPPGRARADAAAAADNGGGDGWEILDRVIRGAPAHLTPRGRLVFAIFAFLGAKRAFAKLEAVGLEPALIASESQSFPRIGYERLEHIRAVDAEATVPATGLPPTVERLLIQGTRRA, encoded by the coding sequence TTGGCAAGTAGCGACGACGGCGTCCTCCTCTTCGTCTGGCGCGGTTCCGTGCTGCGCGTGCCGGACGGCGTCCAGCCGCCGAAGGCGGGCTCGCGCTTCTTCTGCCGCCACCTCGCCGTGGGGTCCGGCGAGCGCGCGCTCGAGATCGGGAGCGGCGCCGGCCTCGCCGCCGTCCTCATCGCCAAGGCCGGCGCACGCGTCGTGGCGACCGACATCGTGCCCGCGGCCGTCGAGGCCACCCGCGCCAACGCCGCGCTGAACGGCGTCGTCGTGGACGCGCGGCTCGGCGACTGCTACGCGCCCGTCGCGGGCGAGCGCTTCGACCTGATCTGCGCCAACGCGCCCCAGATGCCGACCCCGCCCGGCCGCGCGCGGGCGGACGCGGCCGCCGCCGCCGACAACGGCGGTGGCGACGGCTGGGAGATCCTCGACCGCGTGATCCGCGGCGCGCCCGCGCACCTCACCCCGCGCGGCCGGCTCGTGTTCGCGATCTTCGCGTTCCTCGGCGCGAAGCGCGCGTTCGCGAAGCTCGAGGCCGTCGGGCTCGAGCCCGCGCTCATCGCGAGCGAGAGCCAGTCGTTCCCGCGGATCGGCTACGAGCGGCTCGAGCACATCCGCGCGGTGGACGCCGAGGCGACGGTGCCGGCGACGGGCCTCCCGCCGACCGTCGAGCGGCTCCTGATCCAGGGAACGCGCCGCGCGTGA
- a CDS encoding ChbG/HpnK family deacetylase translates to MTRRLIVNADDFGLTPGVSAGILAARRHGIVTSSTVLVTAGPDRDDLARARDAGLGLGLHVNLTLGRPLTRARSLVDATGRFVRDARHAAARADAKDVGREIAAQIEMFERLAKRPPTHLDTHHHVGLLAPVAEVVLAAARRLGVPVRSQNAASRARARSAGLRTPDHFFGESGPGAYWSLARTLAHLRALPPGVSEFMSHPGWCDDALAGSRYGRQRETELVGLGTPAARAAAQSLGLQLCHFGDL, encoded by the coding sequence GTGACGCGCCGGCTCATCGTCAACGCGGACGACTTCGGTCTCACGCCCGGCGTCAGCGCCGGTATCCTCGCCGCGCGGCGCCACGGCATCGTGACGAGCTCGACCGTGCTGGTGACGGCCGGCCCGGACCGCGACGACCTCGCGCGCGCGCGCGACGCCGGGCTCGGCCTCGGGCTCCACGTCAATCTGACCCTCGGCCGGCCGCTCACGCGCGCGCGCTCGCTCGTGGACGCCACCGGACGCTTCGTCCGGGACGCGCGCCACGCCGCGGCGCGCGCGGACGCGAAGGACGTCGGGCGTGAGATCGCGGCGCAGATCGAGATGTTCGAGCGGCTGGCGAAGCGGCCGCCGACCCACCTCGACACCCACCACCACGTCGGCCTCCTGGCGCCGGTCGCCGAGGTCGTCCTCGCCGCCGCACGGCGGCTCGGCGTCCCCGTGCGCAGCCAGAACGCGGCGTCGCGGGCGCGAGCGCGGAGCGCCGGGCTCAGGACGCCCGACCACTTCTTCGGCGAGTCGGGGCCCGGGGCCTACTGGTCGCTCGCGCGGACGCTCGCCCATCTCCGCGCCCTCCCGCCCGGGGTCTCGGAGTTCATGAGCCATCCCGGCTGGTGCGACGACGCCCTCGCCGGGAGCCGCTACGGCCGCCAGCGCGAGACCGAGCTCGTCGGCCTCGGGACCCCGGCGGCGCGCGCCGCTGCGCAGAGCCTCGGTCTGCAGCTCTGCCACTTCGGCGACCTCTAG
- a CDS encoding ROK family protein encodes MTAGGLLLGVDVGGTTIAAGAVTPAGEVILERRLRTRERGPGHAVETIQALIGALVAALRDDAERPGRTPAAIGLGVPGPVVAGRVGEPVPHVPELAGRALAAELAERFGLPAFVDNDVNALALGEWMFGAGRGARSLVVLAAGTGFGGGIVLDGRLVRGVAGFGGELGHAPVKLDGRPCWCGGRGCLAVYASGRGIAESARERVASRPDSSLRRAAGGDAAAITAPLVFRAAGEGDAVASSVVDEACRALGAMLATVVNGLNPDVVVITGGVAASYAALEPRILEAARGHAFKEALAATRVTIVPGDKHVSMRGAAALALYELAGRAEGA; translated from the coding sequence ATGACGGCGGGAGGGCTGCTGCTCGGCGTGGACGTCGGCGGCACGACCATCGCCGCCGGCGCCGTCACGCCCGCGGGCGAGGTGATCCTCGAGCGCCGCCTCCGGACCCGTGAGCGCGGTCCGGGGCACGCCGTCGAAACGATCCAGGCGCTCATCGGCGCACTCGTCGCCGCGCTCCGCGACGACGCGGAGCGCCCGGGGCGCACGCCGGCGGCGATCGGCCTCGGCGTGCCCGGGCCCGTGGTCGCCGGGCGCGTCGGCGAGCCCGTGCCTCACGTCCCCGAGCTCGCCGGTCGCGCGCTCGCCGCCGAGCTCGCCGAGCGCTTCGGGCTCCCGGCCTTCGTGGACAATGACGTGAACGCGCTGGCGCTCGGCGAGTGGATGTTCGGCGCCGGGCGCGGCGCCCGCTCGCTCGTCGTGCTGGCGGCCGGGACCGGCTTCGGTGGCGGCATCGTGCTCGACGGCCGGCTCGTGCGCGGCGTCGCGGGCTTCGGGGGCGAGCTCGGCCACGCGCCGGTGAAGCTCGACGGGCGGCCGTGCTGGTGCGGCGGCCGCGGGTGCCTGGCGGTCTACGCGAGCGGCCGCGGCATCGCGGAGTCGGCGCGCGAGCGTGTCGCGAGCCGGCCGGACTCGAGCCTGCGCCGCGCGGCGGGCGGCGACGCCGCCGCGATCACGGCGCCGCTCGTGTTTCGCGCCGCCGGCGAGGGCGATGCGGTCGCGTCGTCCGTCGTGGACGAGGCCTGCCGCGCGCTCGGCGCGATGCTCGCCACGGTCGTCAACGGGCTCAACCCGGATGTCGTCGTGATCACCGGCGGCGTGGCCGCGTCGTACGCGGCGCTCGAGCCCCGGATCCTCGAGGCGGCGCGCGGGCACGCCTTCAAGGAGGCGCTGGCGGCGACACGCGTGACGATCGTTCCGGGGGACAAGCACGTCAGCATGCGCGGCGCCGCGGCGCTCGCGCTCTATGAGCTCGCGGGGCGAGCCGAGGGAGCGTAG
- a CDS encoding TlpA disulfide reductase family protein has translation MRVPALALAMLLSVSVAASEAAPAAPGFRVRVLDGKGWLDSRELIGRKVLVLRFQASWCKPCIAQSPTLARLAERYRPRGVEVLAIHVQDTQADVQRFVQEQKVTYKVALDPRLTVGNRFGFRGTPYTVVVDKNGEMVARIHGESAITRLPRILDGLLGKSAK, from the coding sequence GTGCGCGTCCCCGCCCTCGCGCTCGCCATGCTGCTGAGCGTTTCCGTCGCCGCGAGCGAGGCCGCGCCGGCGGCGCCGGGCTTCCGGGTCCGCGTCCTCGACGGCAAGGGTTGGCTCGACTCGCGCGAGCTCATCGGCCGGAAGGTACTCGTGCTGCGGTTCCAGGCGTCGTGGTGCAAGCCCTGCATCGCCCAGTCGCCCACGCTCGCGCGGCTCGCCGAGCGCTATCGCCCGCGCGGCGTCGAGGTGCTCGCGATCCACGTCCAGGACACGCAGGCGGACGTCCAGCGCTTCGTCCAGGAGCAGAAGGTCACCTACAAGGTCGCGCTCGATCCGCGGCTCACGGTCGGCAACCGCTTCGGCTTCCGCGGCACGCCCTACACCGTCGTGGTGGACAAGAACGGCGAGATGGTCGCGCGCATCCACGGCGAGTCGGCGATCACGCGGCTGCCGCGCATCCTCGACGGCCTGCTCGGCAAGTCGGCGAAGTAG